In the Sandaracinus amylolyticus genome, GCGTCGGCGGTATCGACAAGCGCCAGGTCGAGCGCGACGCGAACGAGCTCGTGCGCGCCGGTCGCTGGGAGGACGCGCTCGGCAAGCTCTGGCTCCTGGTCGATCGCTCGCACGTGATCGACGACGAGTTCCGCGCGTACCTCCGCACGATGGCGGGCTGCTACGAGCAGCTCGGCCGCAAGCGCGCCGCGGGCGCGGCGTGGCTCTTCCTCGGCGACCTCGCGCGCGCGAACGCGCTCGCCCAGAGCGTCCCGCTCGACCTCGCGCGATGCGCGGTCACCGCGCGCGATCACGCGCAGGCCGCGCGCTGGTTCGAGGCCGCGGGCTGGCTCGGCCACGCTGCGATCCAGCTCGAGCTCGCGAAGAACGATCGCGGCGCGCGCGTGCTCTGGGAGCGCCTCGCCGACGACACGCGGCTGCGCGACGACCCGTACACCCAGGGCCTCGTGCGCTTCAACCTCGGTCGCGCCTGCGCGCGCCTCGGCGACGCCGAGCCGGCGCGCCGCCAGCAGGTCGCCGCGATGCACCTGCTCACCGCCGCCGCCGACGGCTTCGAGCAGAAAGGCCTCCGCGAGCGCGCGTTCGACTGCTACGGCGTGCTGCTCACGATCGGCCGCGAGGGCAGCTTCGAGAACCTCGCCGAGGGCTACCTCAACTGCGTGCGCATCCTGCGCGAGGACGGCCTCAAGTACTACGTCCTGCAGTACTACGAGGACTTCCAGTCGCTCGCGCTGCAGCGACGCGAGCTCCACGCCGCTGCGACCCTCTATCGCGAGGCCGCGGAGTTCGCGCGCCGCCAGAGCATGCCCTACGCGCGCTTCTATCGCGCCAAGGGCGGCGAGACCCACGTGATGGCGGCCGAGCGCGCGATCGAGAGCGGCGCCACCGCGGAGCTCGCGGAGAACAGCTACGCCGCGGCGATCGACGCGTACAACGAGCTCGGCCTCTACTCGCGCGTCCGCGAGATCTACTCGAAGCTCGCCGCGCTCCCGCTCTCCGACAAGCGCCGCGCGCGTTACTCGCGCCTCGCCCAGCGCCTCAAGGGCATGGCGGACGACGAGACGCCGATGCCCTCGTTCCCCGACTACCTGCGGATGGACACCGCGTACCCCGAGATCTGGCGGCTCGACGTGATCGAGTGGGAGCAGGCCGGGGATCCCGCCGAGACGATGGCGGAGGTGGTGCAGGACGACAAATGGCCCGACTTCACGCGGCGCCGCGCGCTGCTGTGTCGTCTCGCCCAGCTCGGATCGCCCGACGCGGGCGCGGCATCGCTGCGCCCCCAGACGCTCTCGGTGCTCGCGAGCCACCTCGGGCGCGTCGAGATCTACGCCGCGCTCGCGCCGCTCGAGCGGATGCTGGGCCACGAGGACGCGCGGGTGCGCGCCGCGGTGATGCGCGCGGTGCGTCAGCTCTTCTTCAAGCGCTCGTTCGTCTCGATCATCAAGGGCCTCGCCGACGACGACGCGAGCGTGCGGCGCGAAGCGCTCGCGGCGGTGCAGAGCCTGCACTTCGGCCACGCGTTCGATCCGCTCTCGCGCATCTACCGCGACGCCCAGGACGTGGAGACGAGGCGCGCCGCGCTCGCATCGATCGGCAAGATCCCGAGCATCGAGGCGGCGGAGCTGCTGATCGACGTGGTGCGCCACGGCGAGCGTCACGAGAAGGACATCGCGCGCGATCTGCTGGTGCGCGCGGATCATCCGGACGTCGGCGCGCTGCTGCGGAAGTCGCACGCGGCCGAGACCGGGCCGGCGCGTGCCGATCTCGAGCGCGTCCTCCGGGCTCGGGGCGGATAGCTCTCCGCGCACTGCTCGCGTGGTAGCCTCGCGCGTCATGGCGCTTCCTCGCGTGCAGCTCCCGCTCGTCGTGCTCCTCCTGATCGGCTGCGGCGGATCGGGCGGGTCGACGAGCACCGAATCGTCCTCGAGCAGCTCGGGATCCGAGCAACCCGCGAGCGACGAGTTCCAGCTCTCGAGCTCCGACGACGCGGGGCAGGCGCGCGGCGATCATCCCTCGCAGATCACCGCGACCGCCAGCGAGGCCGCGATGCGCCTCTTCGTGGTCGATCCCGATGCCGGACCGATCCCGGGGATCGTGATCAAGCTGACCGGCGCCGACGGGCGCGCGTTCTACACCGGCGAGACCGACTCGGCCGGGTACGCCGAGGTGCTCGTCCCGACCGGCCAGCGCTACGACATCGAGTACCTCAGCCTCGGCCGCCGGACCACGAGCGCGCACGTCGAGGTGCCGAGCGGCCCGCGCCAGGACATCCGGCTGACCCTGCGCTACCGCAGGCACCGCCGCGCGGCCCCGGCCGCCGGTGCGACCGCGGCCCAGCCCGAGGAGGAGCGGCTGGTCCTCGAGGACGTGCTCTTCGAGAGCAACAGCGCGACGATCACCCCCGACTCGTTCGCGCGGCTCGATCGTGTCGTCGAGTACCTGGTGCACCGGCCGAGCGCGCGGCTGCGGATCTCGGGGCACACCGACAACCTCGGCGACCCGCGCCGCAACCTCCGGCTCTCCGAGCAGCGCGCCCAGGCGGTTCGCGACTATCTCGTGCAGCACGGCATCGACGCGTCGCGCGTCGAGGCCGTCGGCGTCGGCGACGCCCAGCCCGTCGCGCCGAACGACACCGAGGAAGGCCGCGCCCAGAACCGCCGCATCGAGGTCGTCGAGCTCTGATCGAGCGCGCGCCGGGCCATCGAGCGCGGCGGCGCGTGATGCGGAGCGCGGCGCCGCCCCCTCACGACGCCGCGTCGTGAATCGTCCACGTGCACGGCTGTTCCACCGCTCGCCGATCACTCGCAGCTCCGCACGATCGCGCGATCCCACACCCATCCCGCGATCGGCGCAGTGGTCCGCGACCACCGCCCTCGCGTCTCCGCGATCGTCACCTCGCCATCGACCGCCACCGTACCCGTCACCGGCGCCTCTGCGCCCGGCGACGCGCGCACGTTGAGGGCGCTCTCGTCGTCGACGTAGCCGCGCAGACACGGCGGCCTCCGCGTCACCGTCGCCCCCGCCATCGCCGCGATCAGCCGCTCCCGCTCGGCGCGATCCTCGGTCGTGATCATCACCATGCACGCGCCCTCGCGGCACCCGAGGTCCGCGGTCCACACCGTGCCGTCTCTCCCCCGCCGCTCGATCAGCGCGAGCCGTTCCTCGCCGAGCTGCAACGTCGCGCGCCCGCGCAGTCTCCGCCCCACGTTCTCCACCGACGCGCCTTCCGACGCGCCCGAGTCCTCGAACGTCAGCTGCGCATACGGCGCGCGCACGTGCGTCGCGGTCACGCTCCAGCCGCCGTGGAACTGATCGTCCCATCGATCGAGCACGTAGCCCTCGGGCAGCTCGATCGCGATCACGCGCTCCG is a window encoding:
- a CDS encoding HEAT repeat domain-containing protein, which translates into the protein MGVGGIDKRQVERDANELVRAGRWEDALGKLWLLVDRSHVIDDEFRAYLRTMAGCYEQLGRKRAAGAAWLFLGDLARANALAQSVPLDLARCAVTARDHAQAARWFEAAGWLGHAAIQLELAKNDRGARVLWERLADDTRLRDDPYTQGLVRFNLGRACARLGDAEPARRQQVAAMHLLTAAADGFEQKGLRERAFDCYGVLLTIGREGSFENLAEGYLNCVRILREDGLKYYVLQYYEDFQSLALQRRELHAAATLYREAAEFARRQSMPYARFYRAKGGETHVMAAERAIESGATAELAENSYAAAIDAYNELGLYSRVREIYSKLAALPLSDKRRARYSRLAQRLKGMADDETPMPSFPDYLRMDTAYPEIWRLDVIEWEQAGDPAETMAEVVQDDKWPDFTRRRALLCRLAQLGSPDAGAASLRPQTLSVLASHLGRVEIYAALAPLERMLGHEDARVRAAVMRAVRQLFFKRSFVSIIKGLADDDASVRREALAAVQSLHFGHAFDPLSRIYRDAQDVETRRAALASIGKIPSIEAAELLIDVVRHGERHEKDIARDLLVRADHPDVGALLRKSHAAETGPARADLERVLRARGG
- a CDS encoding OmpA family protein gives rise to the protein MALPRVQLPLVVLLLIGCGGSGGSTSTESSSSSSGSEQPASDEFQLSSSDDAGQARGDHPSQITATASEAAMRLFVVDPDAGPIPGIVIKLTGADGRAFYTGETDSAGYAEVLVPTGQRYDIEYLSLGRRTTSAHVEVPSGPRQDIRLTLRYRRHRRAAPAAGATAAQPEEERLVLEDVLFESNSATITPDSFARLDRVVEYLVHRPSARLRISGHTDNLGDPRRNLRLSEQRAQAVRDYLVQHGIDASRVEAVGVGDAQPVAPNDTEEGRAQNRRIEVVEL